In Candidatus Binatia bacterium, the following proteins share a genomic window:
- a CDS encoding ATP-binding protein, whose amino-acid sequence MQTPAAPSPDARAAPKKEAARPKGGVQRHLATAVFFTGLVLTAAGFIWCVGQETASTRADLVHRGASLATAIQRETGRRIELLDALGAYVETTHADNRGDLRLYLTSLVRDRGQLIAMDWVPRVPVEALKAYEEKQWVGGVPDFHVHRAADPLPAAPEYLPLQYGVGAGLRVDDVDLKPGSDLSATPGLSIAFEAARTRRGATAAAPLAVTRADGIHRALPIVSPVFVASDGGSTLAGYAFGLFDLEDILRLAFAQADRETVSVELRDGAPGGGPVFSQKALQGEDDTVLVTLWRVLGVPPPASSSDFDVAGRQWSMVVTAGPRLLSEHLTWIPWFAALAGLMVSVAMATTVSGYAHRGEGLASARRRLSTERRDYMEKVSSLTDELERERLDRRRTEESLFREKQQFRLMFNSVPAMICYKDTKNRFLLVNEAAASSMGRTVDDMEGKPCSEIIPARAYELYRDDLEIVQSGKPKLGLIEETELPSGKSIWTRTDKLPEYDAMGRVVGILVFSQDITEHRQAEAEIRRLNEELEQRVGVRTAELRAANQELESFAYSVSHDLRTPLRTIDGFSKLVIEEHGHELSQPAHEYLARLRNAAQRMGHLIDDLLKLTRVSRAELRREQVDLSAMARQVIDDLKSTSRDRHVAVVIEATPFASGDPVLLLNVVENLLSNAWKFTARSREPRIEFGSKTVSGDRTAFYVRDNGVGFDMVYADKLFGAFQRLHSHGEFEGSGIGLATVQLIIRRHAGEVWAESVPDQGATFYFTLGS is encoded by the coding sequence TTGCAGACTCCAGCAGCGCCCAGCCCGGACGCACGCGCCGCGCCGAAGAAGGAGGCAGCAAGGCCCAAAGGCGGCGTGCAGCGGCACCTTGCCACGGCCGTCTTCTTCACGGGCCTCGTGCTGACCGCTGCCGGATTCATCTGGTGCGTCGGGCAGGAAACCGCGAGCACGCGCGCCGACCTCGTGCACCGCGGCGCATCGCTTGCCACTGCGATCCAGCGCGAGACGGGACGACGCATCGAGCTGCTCGACGCCTTGGGCGCCTACGTCGAGACCACGCACGCGGACAATCGCGGCGACCTGCGTCTCTATCTCACCTCGCTCGTGCGCGACCGCGGCCAGCTCATCGCGATGGACTGGGTTCCGCGCGTGCCGGTCGAAGCGCTCAAGGCTTACGAAGAGAAGCAATGGGTCGGCGGCGTTCCCGATTTCCACGTGCACCGCGCGGCGGATCCCTTGCCGGCAGCGCCCGAGTACCTGCCTCTTCAGTACGGTGTGGGCGCCGGCCTGCGAGTCGACGACGTCGATCTCAAGCCGGGCTCCGACCTCTCGGCTACTCCCGGGCTCTCCATCGCATTCGAAGCCGCAAGGACCAGGCGCGGCGCGACGGCTGCCGCACCGCTGGCAGTGACCCGCGCGGACGGCATTCACCGGGCGCTGCCGATCGTCTCGCCGGTGTTCGTCGCCAGCGACGGCGGCAGCACGCTCGCCGGTTACGCCTTCGGGCTGTTCGACCTCGAGGACATCCTTCGTCTCGCGTTCGCTCAGGCGGACCGCGAGACGGTTTCCGTCGAGCTTCGCGACGGCGCGCCCGGCGGAGGACCGGTGTTTTCGCAGAAGGCGCTGCAGGGCGAGGACGACACGGTGCTGGTCACGCTGTGGAGAGTTCTCGGCGTGCCGCCGCCCGCCAGCAGCTCCGATTTCGACGTCGCCGGACGCCAATGGTCGATGGTGGTCACTGCCGGCCCGCGCCTGCTCTCCGAGCACCTGACGTGGATCCCGTGGTTTGCCGCATTGGCAGGGCTGATGGTCTCCGTCGCGATGGCCACGACCGTGAGCGGTTATGCGCATCGCGGCGAAGGACTGGCCAGCGCGAGACGTCGCCTTTCCACCGAAAGGCGCGACTACATGGAAAAGGTCAGCTCGCTGACCGACGAGCTCGAGCGCGAGCGCCTCGACCGGCGCCGCACCGAGGAAAGCCTGTTTCGCGAAAAGCAGCAGTTCCGCCTGATGTTCAACTCCGTGCCGGCGATGATCTGCTACAAGGACACGAAGAACCGGTTCCTGCTCGTCAACGAGGCCGCCGCCAGTTCGATGGGACGCACGGTCGACGACATGGAGGGCAAGCCCTGCTCGGAGATCATTCCGGCGCGGGCCTACGAGCTGTACCGCGACGATCTCGAGATCGTGCAGAGCGGAAAACCAAAACTCGGCCTCATCGAGGAAACCGAGCTGCCGAGCGGCAAGTCGATCTGGACCCGCACCGACAAGCTTCCCGAGTACGATGCGATGGGCCGCGTCGTCGGCATCCTCGTGTTCTCGCAGGACATCACCGAGCACCGCCAGGCCGAGGCGGAGATCCGCCGTCTCAACGAGGAGCTCGAGCAGCGTGTCGGCGTGCGCACCGCCGAGCTTCGTGCGGCCAACCAGGAGCTGGAGTCCTTCGCCTACTCGGTCTCGCACGACCTTCGCACGCCGCTGCGGACCATCGACGGCTTCAGCAAGCTCGTCATCGAGGAGCACGGCCACGAGCTTTCACAGCCGGCTCACGAGTACCTGGCGCGCCTTCGCAACGCGGCCCAGCGAATGGGGCACCTGATCGACGACCTGCTCAAGTTGACGCGCGTCAGCCGCGCCGAATTGCGCCGCGAGCAGGTCGACCTCTCCGCGATGGCCCGCCAGGTGATCGACGACCTGAAGAGCACCAGCCGCGACCGCCACGTGGCCGTCGTCATCGAGGCCACGCCCTTTGCGTCCGGCGACCCGGTGCTGCTGCTCAACGTCGTCGAGAACCTGCTGTCGAACGCCTGGAAATTTACCGCCCGCAGCCGCGAGCCGCGTATCGAATTCGGCTCGAAAACCGTCAGCGGGGACCGGACCGCCTTCTACGTTCGCGATAACGGCGTCGGGTTTGATATGGTCTACGCCGACAAGCTGTTCGGGGCGTTCCAGCGCCTGCACAGCCACGGGGAGTTCGAAGGATCGGGTATCGGGCTGGCGACCGTCCAGCTGATCATCCGGCGTCACGCCGGGGAGGTCTGGGCGGAAAGCGTGCCGGATCAGGGAGCGACGTTCTACTTCACCCTCGGGTCGTGA
- a CDS encoding DUF1289 domain-containing protein — MRLCQAFRDHPLRLRNPPAHAEAERALVSQRHPGERDLSPHPAASPCVGICTLRAGSDLCEGCLRTIAEISEWAGAGEKRRIEILAEVSRRRAREGSTAETAAVRPAASGQKR, encoded by the coding sequence ATTCGGCTATGCCAAGCGTTTCGGGATCACCCGCTGCGACTACGAAACCCTCCGGCGCACGCCGAAGCTGAGCGCGCACTGGTATCGCAGCGTCATCCGGGAGAACGGGATCTGAGCCCGCACCCGGCCGCCAGCCCTTGTGTCGGGATCTGCACGCTTCGTGCCGGCAGCGATCTCTGCGAAGGATGCCTGCGGACGATCGCCGAGATCTCGGAATGGGCGGGCGCCGGCGAGAAGCGCCGCATCGAGATCCTGGCCGAGGTCTCGCGACGGCGGGCTCGCGAGGGCTCGACGGCGGAAACGGCCGCGGTGCGGCCAGCGGCCAGCGGCCAGAAGCGGTGA
- a CDS encoding SHOCT domain-containing protein — MRKISLWTMAALLLLLPAFATAHTGDALDADGCHADHRTGEYHCHRGAAAGYSFPNREAMLEAVKTGKFPEKETVEKDSVWSRMWPWGGHGHEEKPTANSPETAPTGASASAPAPVSSPAAANAASAASGSAAAGAPATVAASPAASSPATDKENEFEQRLKILQGLYEMGLITKDEYEQKRKAVLDQL, encoded by the coding sequence ATGCGGAAAATCTCGCTCTGGACCATGGCCGCGCTGCTGCTCTTGCTGCCGGCTTTCGCGACTGCCCACACCGGTGACGCCCTGGACGCGGACGGCTGTCACGCCGACCATCGCACCGGGGAATACCATTGCCACCGTGGCGCGGCGGCCGGGTACTCTTTCCCCAACCGGGAAGCGATGCTCGAGGCTGTCAAAACCGGTAAGTTTCCCGAAAAGGAGACGGTCGAGAAGGACAGTGTCTGGTCGAGGATGTGGCCGTGGGGCGGGCACGGGCACGAGGAGAAGCCTACCGCCAATTCTCCGGAGACTGCTCCGACCGGCGCCTCGGCTTCGGCGCCGGCGCCTGTGTCTTCCCCGGCAGCGGCCAACGCGGCGTCGGCCGCCTCCGGCTCCGCCGCCGCGGGAGCCCCGGCGACCGTCGCTGCGTCCCCGGCCGCTTCCAGTCCCGCAACGGACAAGGAGAACGAGTTCGAGCAGAGGCTGAAAATCCTGCAGGGACTCTACGAGATGGGCCTGATCACCAAGGACGAGTACGAACAGAAGCGCAAAGCCGTGCTCGACCAGCTCTAG
- a CDS encoding GH1 family beta-glucosidase, with protein MPVLRFPDRFLWGAATASYQIEGSPLADGAGASIWHTFSHTPGVISGDDNGDVACDHYRRWREDVALMRELGLKAYRFSVSWPRIFPQGRGALNQPGLDFYDRLVDALLDASIAPMLTLYHWDLPQALQDEGGWSNPSIAGWYADYAQALFSALGDRVGKWITFNEPWVFHWVGSVLGIHAPGNQDMAAALAGGHHTLRGHGMAVERFRSLVPKGEIGITVSVQAHVAASKDPRDEEAAARARAFHNYWFVDPVVLGDYPAAMRDQFGDLLPAFRQEDRTLIGQPIDFVGVNYYTRHLDRYEAHGFFDAATDHPIGVYTAMEWEIYPAGLLAVLREFHARYGVALYVTENGAGYDDEVPGPDGRVEDRERLRYIQSHLEMCHRAISEGVDLRGYMVWSLMDNFEWGFGYAKRFGITRCDYETLRRTPKLSAHWYRSVIRENGI; from the coding sequence GTGCCCGTCCTTCGCTTTCCCGATCGCTTCCTGTGGGGCGCGGCGACCGCTTCCTACCAGATCGAAGGATCGCCACTGGCCGACGGCGCCGGAGCGAGCATCTGGCACACGTTCAGCCACACGCCCGGCGTCATCTCGGGAGACGACAACGGCGACGTCGCGTGCGACCACTACCGGCGCTGGCGCGAAGACGTCGCGCTGATGCGTGAGCTCGGCCTGAAGGCGTACCGGTTCAGCGTCTCGTGGCCGAGGATCTTCCCGCAGGGTCGCGGAGCGCTGAACCAGCCCGGCCTGGACTTCTACGACCGGCTGGTCGACGCGCTTCTGGACGCCAGCATCGCTCCGATGCTGACGCTCTACCACTGGGATCTTCCCCAGGCCCTGCAGGACGAGGGCGGCTGGTCCAACCCGTCGATTGCCGGATGGTACGCGGATTACGCGCAGGCCCTTTTTTCCGCGCTCGGCGACCGCGTCGGCAAGTGGATCACGTTCAACGAGCCGTGGGTGTTCCACTGGGTGGGCTCCGTGCTGGGCATCCACGCGCCGGGCAACCAGGACATGGCGGCAGCGCTGGCCGGCGGGCATCACACGCTGCGCGGCCACGGCATGGCGGTCGAGCGCTTCCGCTCGCTGGTTCCCAAAGGGGAGATCGGCATCACCGTCAGCGTCCAGGCCCACGTCGCGGCCAGCAAGGATCCTCGTGACGAGGAGGCCGCAGCCAGGGCCCGCGCATTCCACAATTACTGGTTCGTCGATCCCGTCGTTCTCGGCGACTATCCTGCGGCGATGCGCGACCAGTTCGGCGACCTGCTGCCGGCGTTCCGCCAGGAGGACCGCACGCTCATCGGCCAGCCCATCGATTTCGTCGGTGTGAACTACTACACACGCCATCTGGATCGCTACGAAGCCCACGGGTTCTTCGACGCTGCCACCGACCATCCGATCGGCGTCTACACGGCGATGGAATGGGAGATCTATCCCGCCGGGCTTCTGGCCGTGCTGCGCGAGTTCCACGCCCGCTACGGAGTTGCGCTGTACGTCACCGAGAATGGTGCCGGTTACGACGACGAAGTGCCGGGCCCGGACGGCCGGGTCGAGGACCGCGAAAGGCTGCGTTACATCCAGAGCCACCTCGAGATGTGCCACCGGGCTATTTCCGAGGGAGTCGACCTGCGCGGGTACATGGTCTGGTCGCTGATGGACAATTTCGAGTGGGGATTCGGCTATGCCAAGCGTTTCGGGATCACCCGCTGCGACTACGAAACCCTCCGGCGCACGCCGAAGCTGAGCGCGCACTGGTATCGCAGCGTCATCCGGGAGAACGGGATCTGA
- a CDS encoding response regulator, whose protein sequence is MAERIILLVEDNPDDAILTRRALEKSDVSHRVEVARDGLEALDYLFALGTHADRKASDMPALILLDLKLPKVDGLEVLRRLRADRLTKLIPVIVLSSSDEPADVIESYGLGANSYIRKPVDFAEFTETVRALAHYWLRLNEPPPSDPA, encoded by the coding sequence ATGGCCGAACGCATCATTCTTCTGGTCGAAGACAACCCGGATGACGCCATCCTGACGCGGCGGGCGCTCGAGAAGAGCGACGTATCCCACCGCGTCGAGGTCGCGCGCGACGGGCTGGAAGCCCTCGACTATCTCTTCGCCCTCGGCACCCACGCCGATCGCAAGGCCAGCGACATGCCCGCGCTGATCCTTCTCGATCTCAAGTTGCCCAAGGTGGACGGCCTCGAGGTGCTTCGCCGCCTGAGGGCCGACCGGCTGACCAAGCTGATCCCGGTGATCGTGCTTTCCTCGTCAGACGAGCCTGCCGACGTGATCGAGAGCTACGGCCTCGGAGCCAACAGCTACATCCGCAAACCCGTCGATTTCGCCGAATTCACCGAGACCGTCCGCGCCCTCGCCCATTACTGGCTGAGGCTCAACGAGCCGCCTCCGTCCGATCCGGCGTAA
- a CDS encoding TetR/AcrR family transcriptional regulator, with translation MDVIPVTSAPARSRIQTRQRLIDAATRLFGERGLHGVTSHEIARAAGVASGTFYLHFRDKTDVYRHIVFHAIEELAHDVQQAVAASAPVLAQRARAETIVRYAERNRSVVRILFSTDAEAASIEADAMTRLAAGLEGRLRRDREEGKFPADLDPAVCARAHVGMTTHLIDWWTQDPSRASREDVIETLVRLQFSWPDGPERRQP, from the coding sequence GTGGATGTCATTCCTGTCACATCTGCGCCCGCGCGCAGCCGTATCCAGACCCGTCAGAGGCTGATCGACGCGGCGACGCGGCTGTTCGGCGAGCGCGGTCTTCACGGCGTCACCAGCCACGAGATCGCGCGCGCGGCCGGCGTCGCCTCCGGCACCTTCTACCTGCACTTCCGCGACAAGACCGATGTGTACCGCCACATCGTTTTTCACGCGATCGAAGAGCTCGCGCACGACGTGCAGCAGGCAGTCGCGGCATCGGCTCCCGTGCTCGCCCAGCGCGCCCGCGCCGAGACGATCGTTCGCTACGCCGAGCGCAACCGCAGCGTCGTCCGCATCCTGTTCAGCACCGACGCCGAGGCGGCGTCCATCGAGGCCGACGCGATGACGAGGCTGGCTGCAGGGCTCGAAGGACGCCTGCGGCGCGACCGCGAAGAAGGGAAGTTCCCCGCCGACCTCGACCCGGCCGTCTGCGCCCGCGCCCACGTCGGCATGACTACGCATTTGATCGACTGGTGGACCCAGGACCCTTCGCGCGCCTCGCGCGAAGACGTCATCGAGACTCTCGTCCGACTTCAGTTTTCGTGGCCCGACGGGCCGGAGCGGAGACAGCCATGA
- a CDS encoding TetR/AcrR family transcriptional regulator codes for MASKHEQNRAEKRERLLKAAVEAFTEAGFDNTTVSDVVHRAGMTPSTFYNYYRDKDALRDEMVANAARRMVDALAQIRSGGVGAEEYFGMATRRLLEAVVADHTTATLLRRNLSLLRTLLDDKALRPVYAALRSDIDAAATRGQMTPIDADYAVAVFRAASLELAVVLLSRSAPDINGAVEFLTRVLGAAFRFR; via the coding sequence TTGGCCAGCAAACACGAGCAGAACCGGGCGGAGAAGCGCGAGCGTCTCCTGAAGGCCGCGGTCGAGGCTTTCACCGAAGCCGGCTTCGACAACACCACTGTCAGTGACGTGGTTCATCGTGCCGGCATGACGCCGAGCACGTTCTACAACTACTATCGCGACAAGGACGCCCTGCGCGACGAGATGGTCGCCAACGCCGCAAGGCGCATGGTCGACGCCCTGGCCCAGATCCGTTCCGGCGGCGTCGGGGCCGAGGAATACTTCGGCATGGCGACGCGGCGCCTGCTCGAAGCCGTGGTCGCCGATCACACCACCGCGACTCTCCTTCGCCGCAACCTGTCGCTGCTTCGCACGCTGCTCGACGACAAGGCGCTGCGCCCCGTCTATGCGGCGCTGCGCAGCGACATCGACGCCGCGGCCACGCGCGGGCAGATGACGCCGATCGATGCCGACTATGCCGTCGCGGTCTTCCGCGCGGCGTCGCTGGAGCTGGCGGTGGTGCTGCTGTCGCGCTCGGCGCCCGACATCAACGGTGCCGTCGAGTTCCTTACGCGCGTGCTCGGCGCAGCCTTCCGCTTCCGCTGA
- a CDS encoding acyl-CoA synthetase: MSEYGFWKLASENPGRIALVTPEGGTVTAGELAAQSNRLVHAMRALGVARGDAIAAMFPNGREMIELYLAAFQSGIYLTPINQHLTAAEVGYILKDCGAKVFFTHERYGAAARTAADEAGLDASRRVASGYVAGFVPYSDFTAAAADTAPEGRSAGQVMNYTSGTTGRPKGVRRRLLDFDPDIVGSMFAMFLAMFGIEPLGENVHLVGSPLYHTAVLMFTASSLHYGHTVVVMDKWTPESALEVMQRWRVTTSHMVPTQFHRLLALPEDVKARFDPSSLRHMIHAAAPCPVDVKKRMLQWWGPVVYEYYAASEGGGTLVTPNEWIKKPGTVGRAWAGSEIRILDDDGKACATGSPGTVYMALGTADFEYHGDKDKTAANRRDGFFTVGDIGYLDEDGYLFLCDRKIDMIIAGGVNIYPTEIENVLLTHPKVGDAAVFGIPHEDWGEEVKAAIEPAAGIAAGDALAEELAAFCRQSLAKYKCPRSFDFVSEMPRDPNGKLFKRKLRDPYWKDRDRAI, translated from the coding sequence ATGTCCGAGTACGGCTTCTGGAAGCTCGCGTCCGAAAATCCCGGTCGAATTGCCCTGGTCACCCCCGAAGGAGGGACAGTGACGGCCGGCGAGCTTGCTGCCCAGTCCAACCGCCTGGTCCACGCGATGCGCGCGCTCGGCGTCGCCCGCGGCGATGCGATCGCCGCGATGTTCCCGAACGGACGCGAAATGATCGAGCTGTACCTGGCGGCCTTCCAGTCGGGCATCTACCTGACGCCGATCAACCAGCACCTGACGGCAGCCGAAGTCGGCTACATCCTGAAGGACTGCGGAGCGAAGGTCTTCTTCACGCACGAGCGCTACGGCGCTGCGGCCAGGACCGCTGCCGACGAAGCCGGGCTCGATGCGAGCCGCCGCGTCGCCTCCGGCTACGTCGCCGGCTTCGTCCCGTACTCCGACTTTACTGCGGCAGCCGCGGACACCGCGCCCGAAGGACGCTCGGCCGGCCAGGTGATGAACTACACTTCGGGCACCACCGGCAGGCCGAAAGGCGTGCGCCGCCGGCTGCTCGACTTTGACCCCGACATCGTCGGATCGATGTTCGCGATGTTCCTGGCGATGTTCGGCATCGAGCCGCTCGGCGAGAACGTGCACCTGGTCGGCTCCCCGCTTTACCACACCGCGGTGCTGATGTTCACGGCGAGCTCCCTGCACTACGGACACACAGTCGTCGTGATGGACAAGTGGACGCCGGAGTCGGCGCTCGAAGTGATGCAACGATGGCGCGTGACGACGAGCCACATGGTGCCGACCCAGTTCCACCGCCTTCTGGCATTGCCCGAGGACGTCAAGGCGCGTTTCGATCCGTCGTCGCTGCGACACATGATTCATGCGGCAGCGCCGTGCCCCGTCGACGTCAAGAAGCGCATGCTCCAGTGGTGGGGGCCCGTGGTCTACGAGTACTACGCGGCGAGCGAAGGCGGCGGCACGCTGGTGACGCCGAACGAATGGATCAAGAAGCCCGGCACTGTCGGGCGCGCCTGGGCCGGCTCGGAAATCCGCATCCTCGACGATGACGGGAAGGCCTGCGCAACAGGCTCTCCGGGCACGGTCTACATGGCGCTCGGAACCGCCGATTTCGAGTACCACGGCGACAAGGACAAGACCGCGGCCAACCGTCGCGACGGGTTCTTCACTGTCGGCGACATCGGCTACCTCGACGAAGACGGCTATCTTTTCCTGTGCGATCGAAAGATCGACATGATCATCGCCGGCGGCGTCAACATCTATCCGACCGAGATCGAGAACGTGCTGCTGACGCATCCGAAAGTCGGTGACGCGGCCGTCTTCGGAATCCCGCACGAGGACTGGGGCGAGGAAGTGAAGGCCGCGATCGAGCCCGCTGCCGGCATCGCTGCGGGCGACGCGCTGGCCGAGGAGCTTGCCGCGTTCTGTCGCCAGAGTCTCGCCAAGTACAAGTGCCCGCGCTCGTTCGACTTCGTCAGCGAGATGCCGCGCGACCCCAACGGCAAGCTGTTCAAGCGCAAGCTGAGGGATCCGTACTGGAAGGATCGCGACCGCGCGATCTGA
- a CDS encoding HAD family hydrolase, translating to MKLAVFDIDGTLTLGDGLGTRCFFECFDAVFGAGFADRRLDSYVESTDCGIAREAARRALGRHCSDAEFVTFKAAYLESLEAEIGFRDRAYRPIDGADGLMQALASAGGWTVAIATGNWRRAAHLKLACARIEAPVLAAFSEDGTTRTEVLARAVAIATQRSGAAFERIVYVGDQPWDLGAARDNGVAFVGVGSGERAARLQGHGATVIAGYRDTARFLSMLESA from the coding sequence ATGAAACTGGCCGTTTTCGACATCGACGGGACGCTGACTCTCGGCGACGGACTGGGGACGCGCTGTTTCTTCGAGTGTTTCGACGCGGTGTTCGGCGCCGGTTTCGCCGACCGGCGCCTCGACAGCTACGTCGAGTCCACCGACTGTGGAATCGCGCGGGAGGCGGCGCGCCGTGCGCTCGGCCGTCATTGCAGCGACGCGGAATTCGTAACGTTCAAGGCGGCGTATCTCGAATCGCTGGAAGCCGAGATCGGATTTCGCGACCGGGCGTATCGGCCGATCGACGGCGCGGACGGCCTGATGCAGGCGCTCGCATCGGCGGGCGGCTGGACCGTCGCCATCGCGACCGGCAACTGGCGCCGCGCCGCGCATCTCAAACTCGCGTGCGCGCGCATCGAGGCGCCGGTGCTCGCTGCGTTCTCGGAGGACGGGACTACGCGCACCGAAGTGCTGGCCCGCGCCGTCGCGATCGCGACCCAGCGAAGCGGCGCCGCATTCGAGCGCATCGTCTATGTCGGCGACCAGCCGTGGGATCTCGGCGCGGCGCGCGACAACGGCGTCGCGTTCGTCGGCGTAGGCAGCGGAGAGCGCGCCGCGAGGCTTCAGGGCCACGGCGCGACGGTCATTGCAGGCTATCGCGACACGGCGCGGTTCCTTTCGATGCTCGAATCGGCCTGA
- a CDS encoding ferritin-like domain-containing protein, whose translation MSDITHDPIYNTVGRDDFRAMLDVHRYGERTGAFDAIISATHDHFWDPVDPAYIDYESTSFDLTQETIMPMDFSVELNSAVADKLDEGQKIRLANEVSRWSLSSLLHGEQGALSLSASLCHILRDPGALEYASNQVREEARHVTAFTKYIHKRFGTPYPCGQTLGELMSELVLAPEVYKKLVGMQMLIEGLAMGAFATLHTKTRDPLLRRMVQLVMTDEAFHHRFGKIWADRTVPQLSEEQHEIVEQWAADCFQKIFFNLVNAEQKQVIYGQFGLDWQWVRSAVQEAFTDNDRRRLMRENTNIFRVLIKTLLNAGIITDRTRGVYAMWVDMDELKVEGDVTVGDSIADEGIAYLRDINRGRKPIGRALKQAAPAA comes from the coding sequence ATGAGCGACATCACGCACGATCCCATTTACAACACGGTCGGGCGCGACGATTTTCGCGCGATGCTCGACGTCCATCGCTACGGCGAGCGCACCGGCGCCTTCGACGCGATCATCTCGGCAACACACGATCACTTCTGGGACCCCGTCGACCCCGCCTACATCGATTACGAGAGCACGAGCTTCGACCTCACGCAGGAGACCATCATGCCGATGGACTTCTCGGTGGAGCTCAACAGCGCGGTGGCCGACAAGCTCGATGAAGGCCAGAAGATCCGCCTGGCCAACGAAGTCTCGCGCTGGAGCCTTTCCAGCCTGCTGCACGGCGAGCAGGGCGCGCTGTCGCTGTCGGCGAGCCTCTGCCACATCCTTCGCGACCCCGGCGCGCTCGAATACGCGAGCAACCAGGTGCGCGAGGAAGCCCGCCACGTCACCGCCTTCACCAAATACATCCACAAGCGGTTCGGTACGCCCTACCCCTGCGGCCAGACTCTCGGCGAGCTGATGTCCGAGCTGGTACTGGCGCCGGAGGTCTACAAGAAGCTCGTCGGCATGCAGATGCTGATCGAAGGGCTCGCGATGGGCGCGTTCGCGACGCTGCACACCAAGACCCGCGATCCGCTGCTGCGCCGCATGGTGCAGCTCGTGATGACCGACGAGGCCTTTCACCATCGCTTCGGAAAGATCTGGGCGGACCGCACCGTACCGCAGCTTTCCGAGGAGCAGCACGAGATCGTCGAGCAGTGGGCCGCCGACTGCTTCCAGAAGATCTTCTTCAACCTCGTCAATGCCGAGCAGAAGCAGGTCATCTACGGACAGTTCGGGCTCGACTGGCAGTGGGTGCGCAGCGCCGTGCAGGAAGCGTTCACCGACAACGACCGGCGCCGCCTGATGCGCGAGAACACGAACATCTTCCGCGTGCTGATCAAGACCCTGCTCAATGCCGGCATCATCACCGACCGCACCCGTGGCGTCTACGCGATGTGGGTCGACATGGACGAGCTGAAGGTCGAAGGCGACGTGACGGTCGGCGATTCGATCGCCGACGAGGGCATCGCCTACCTGCGCGACATCAATCGCGGCCGCAAGCCGATCGGCCGTGCGCTGAAGCAAGCCGCGCCGGCAGCCTGA
- a CDS encoding fibronectin type III domain-containing protein, protein MRVHAIAVLTVLLCTCAVAAQASVPEAPDTVRRARIDSDHVKITWVDNSDNETGFQVLRKGLADANFEDRGTVDANTTEFVDDAPTGTVFIYEVVAFNDDGTSADSNICYVNRPPPGVPLYFNIRLIALTVMRVSWSDRSNGEKGFEIQRAKFGKPFQTLVHVPANTTTYDDYTLDPANTYSYRVRALGRAGICWDNSRFTPTRTDTTKGDKEIVQVELFGHGKGTVTSKPAGIICGPKDDQCTAEFPLATDVVLTAKSTPLSHFAGWSEYANCQGQTAPCTVYTSKPRVVGATFRKNR, encoded by the coding sequence ATGAGAGTGCACGCGATCGCCGTCCTTACCGTCCTTCTTTGTACCTGCGCCGTGGCCGCGCAGGCGTCTGTGCCGGAGGCTCCGGATACGGTGCGCCGCGCGCGCATCGACAGTGACCACGTGAAGATCACGTGGGTCGACAACAGCGACAACGAAACCGGGTTCCAGGTGCTGCGCAAAGGGCTCGCCGACGCGAACTTCGAAGACCGCGGTACCGTCGATGCCAATACCACCGAGTTCGTCGATGACGCGCCGACCGGAACGGTCTTCATCTACGAGGTCGTCGCGTTCAACGACGACGGCACCTCGGCCGACAGCAACATCTGCTACGTCAACCGACCGCCGCCGGGCGTTCCGCTGTACTTCAACATCCGGCTGATCGCGCTCACGGTCATGCGCGTGTCGTGGTCCGACCGCAGCAACGGCGAGAAGGGATTCGAGATCCAGAGGGCCAAATTCGGCAAGCCGTTCCAGACGCTCGTGCACGTCCCGGCCAATACGACGACGTATGACGACTACACGCTGGACCCGGCCAACACGTACAGCTATCGGGTCAGGGCGCTCGGCCGGGCCGGCATCTGCTGGGACAATTCCCGTTTTACGCCGACGCGCACCGACACGACCAAGGGCGACAAGGAAATCGTCCAGGTGGAGTTGTTCGGCCACGGAAAAGGAACGGTGACTTCGAAGCCCGCCGGCATCATCTGCGGGCCCAAGGACGACCAGTGCACGGCGGAGTTCCCGCTGGCCACCGACGTCGTGCTCACGGCGAAATCCACTCCGCTGTCGCACTTTGCCGGCTGGTCCGAGTACGCCAACTGCCAGGGCCAGACGGCCCCGTGCACGGTCTACACGAGCAAGCCGCGCGTGGTCGGAGCCACCTTCCGCAAAAACAGGTAG